The Armatimonadota bacterium DNA window GCGGCGCGCCCGGTCTTGCTCATCATCCCAGGCGGCCGCCCGGGATTGCCAGTGCCAGCGCTGGCACGCTTCCTCCAGCGCCGATCGCGACCAGCCTTCTTCCCCGGCATGCAGCCGGCGCAGCTTCACCAGCGACCGGCCGGGTCCCAAATCCCGGTACGCGCAGAACTTGCCGTAGACTTTGCTCGATTCTCCCGGCATACGCTCCCACAGGTGATCGGGCTCCTCGTGGACTTCAATCTCAGTCATGATTCACACCCCCGGGCATGTTCGCCCGTAAACTCTTCCCAGCGCCGCAAGATGACGTCGCAATATCGCGGCTCGAGGTCGATGCCATAACAGATGCGGCCGCACCGCTGCGCGGCGATGATGGCGGTGCCGGAGCCGAGGAAGGGGTCGATCACCAGTTGCCCCGGGGTGGTGGCGTTGACGATGGCGCGCTCGATCAACGCCAGCGGCTTCATCGTGGGGTGCAGCTCATTGCGGGTCGGCTTGTCGTGCTGCCAGAGAGTTGATTCGTTGGTGGGGCCGTGCCAGCGCGGGGCCTGGCCTGCCTTGTGGGCATAGAACAGAGGTTCATACCAGTGTTTGTACTGAGCGAACAGAGCGCCCGCACCGTTGTTCTTGGCCCACACGATGAGATTTCTCTCTTGCCAGCCGGTGTCGGAAAGGCAAGTCAGGACATCCCTCAGGTGCGCCGAGGCGAACCATAGGTATAAAGGTGAGGCCGCGTCGCTGTAGCGGTGGGCAAGCGACAGGCTTGCGGTTAACAAGTCTCGATAGGCGTCGGGCGTGAGGTCATCCCAGTAGGCATCTGATGGGCCGTCAACCCCGCGGCGCGCCCTGGCGATGCGCTCTTCCTGAGCGGCGCGGCCACCGCAGTAGGAGACGGCATATGGTGGGTCGGTGACCACCGCATGGGCGAGCCTGCCGCTCATCAGCCGCTCCCACGCTTGGCCATCTGTCGCATCTCCGCAGACCAATCGGTGGGGCCCGAGCTGCCAAGCTTCGCCGGGCTGAACGCGGGTGGGGCCGGTGGCCTCCTCGGCCTGCGCCATCGCCTCCTCTGCGTCAAATCTCTCCTCTTGGTCGCCGAAGAGTAGCTGGCGCGCCTGGCCGAAGATCTCACCGATCTCCTCCTGCCCGAATCCGGTGAGATCGAGGTCCGCGTTCGCCAACTGCAGCTCCTCAAGTACTGCCGAGAGCTTGGGGATATCCCAATCGCCGGTAATCTTGTTGAGGGCTAGGTTGAGGGTGCGCTCGTCCGCAGGTGCGAGATCGACCACCACGACATCGGTTTCCTCGATCCCCTGGGCCTGCAATACCTTGAGGCGCTGATGCCCGCCCACGACGTTACCGCTTCTGCGGTTCCACACGATCGGCTCGACCAGCCCGAAGCGGGTGATGGAGGTGCTCAGCGAGCCGAGCATCTCGTCGCTGATGGCGCGCGGGTTGTAAGGCGCCTCGCGCAGATCAGCCAGCGGCTTGGTTTCGATGTGCAATTTGCCGTCCATGATGGCCCCCTCCGTGGTCAAAGGAATCTTGCCCGCTCCGCGGCTGTCACGGCTGTAAGCTCCCCGCGCCGTAGCCGCCGGCAGCGCTCGGCCGCGCGCAGCACGTAGTCGCGGCGATCCCGCGCGGCGCGCTGCCTCTTGCACGTTGCTCGTGCTGGGGTTATTATGGCACAGGTGAAAGAGGTGCAATTTTGCGGTGAAACGCACGCTCAAATCGAACCAGTGGGCGGCAAGAGCCTGGGTCGCCCGCGAGTGGCGCGACCTGGAGAGGCGCCACGAGGTGACGGTCCCGCCGCGCTACCGGGAGAAGGTTCTCGGCTGGTACACGGGGGAGCCGGCGCCGGAATCCTTCCGCGCCGATGCGGAGGACTTCATCCTCGACAACCTGCCGGTACTGCGCGCGATCCCGAAGATAGCGCTCGCAGACGCGCTGCCTGCGCCAAACAAGCGCAGGGGCGAACGGGGGCCGTACTATAGGTGCCGCCTGCGCGCGTTTGGTCTGCTGGTATTCGTCGCCGAGCGCACCCTCACCGTGGGCGATATCCTGGAGGGCAACTGGAAGCGCCGCGTCCACGATTGGCGCGCCTTGGCGAAGGAGCGGAATCGAACGGACCCCACAGACAGGCTGTCATCGCCCACCCTCAAGAATGAGTACTTTCGGGCGCGCAAGCTCAAGGCCAACCGCGACGCTTGCTTGATCGTGCTCAACGAGCAGCTGGTGAAACCGGTGTTGGCCCGGGCGCTGGCGCTGGCCCACTATTACCGCGAGCGCGGCGAGGAGAAGGCCCAGCGTGACCTTGCAGCCGCGCTCGCAAGAGGCCGCCGAGCCTTTGCGAGCGTCATCGAGCTGACGCTGGAGCACTACAGCGATGCTGTGGGTGAGCAGCTTGCCCGAGCGGGGTTGGTCAAGCTCTGGGGCTACCAGGGGCCTCCCCGCCGGCCCAAGCGCAGAAGCAAGGATTCACTGCCCGCGACCATACGCGCCGCCAAGGCTTGCCTGGCCGATCTTGACATGGTGTTGGGCGCGCCCAACCCTCGTACGCGCGGGGGCGCGATCACAGCGGAAGTGCGCGATGGTATCGCGGATTACATCGCAGACCTGGAGGCGCAAGCTCAGCGCGCTGCCGGCCGCAGACCCGCCCGCGCCCCCGGACGCCGCAAGTCGTAAGCACCGCGAGCATGTGGCTGTCGCGCCCCACGTTCCCGCCTTCTCGAGCTGGTGCAAACTGGCCGAAGTCACAATCGGCAGTGGTGAGCGCCCGGGGGGGCGGGGCAGCGACGGATGCCGTGGCTGC harbors:
- a CDS encoding DNA methyltransferase produces the protein MDGKLHIETKPLADLREAPYNPRAISDEMLGSLSTSITRFGLVEPIVWNRRSGNVVGGHQRLKVLQAQGIEETDVVVVDLAPADERTLNLALNKITGDWDIPKLSAVLEELQLANADLDLTGFGQEEIGEIFGQARQLLFGDQEERFDAEEAMAQAEEATGPTRVQPGEAWQLGPHRLVCGDATDGQAWERLMSGRLAHAVVTDPPYAVSYCGGRAAQEERIARARRGVDGPSDAYWDDLTPDAYRDLLTASLSLAHRYSDAASPLYLWFASAHLRDVLTCLSDTGWQERNLIVWAKNNGAGALFAQYKHWYEPLFYAHKAGQAPRWHGPTNESTLWQHDKPTRNELHPTMKPLALIERAIVNATTPGQLVIDPFLGSGTAIIAAQRCGRICYGIDLEPRYCDVILRRWEEFTGEHARGCES